In Streptomyces sp. NBC_01381, the sequence ACCACAGCCGAGGCCGAGGATCTGGTCGCACTCGTCGAACTGGCCACCGCCCCGGACCGAGCGCTGGCCGACTGGCTCGACCCTCAGACGCTGCTGCTCGTACGGGAAGCAGCCACCGAAATCGAGTCGGCCAAGCGCGAGTTGGCGGAGGCCGAGCTGGCGGCCCGTGACACATTCCGGCCCGAGACGGTCTCTGCTCCTGAACTGGAGGAGACGGTCCAGCGATTGGTGGACGGCTCCAGGGGCATCGGCGGCATGTTGTCCGGCAGCGTCCGTGCGGATCGAAAGGCCATCGCCGGTCTTACGGTCAAGGGCGATTGGCGTGGCGAGCTCTACGAGAAGCTGCCGCTGGCCCTCGCCTGGCACACCGCCTACAGCCGTCTGCGATCGCTCTCCCTCGCCCACGCCCAGTTGCTCGGCCGATATGCGGGAACAGAGCTGCCCGACGACGCCGGACTGCAGGCGGCCCTGGCGCATGCCGAGTCCGTCCATCGACTGGCCCCGCGCGCGGTGGCGAACCCGTACCGCCGTGGTCTGCTCGCGGCCCAGGTGGCGTACGGTCACGCTCCGACTCCTGGACTGCTGGAGCAGGGCAGGGCATTGCGTGGCGAACTCGGTACTTGGCAAGAGGACTTGACCCGTCCGTACTTGTCGGCGTACGCGGCTGAGCTCACGAAGACTCCTCTGGGTGATGCCGCTACCTGGCTGCGCAGCCATCTTGATCCTCTTCGGCAGGCCATCGCTCTCCTTGACACAGTCACGGCCGTAGGCCGTCGCGATGCTCAAGCCGGTGCCGAGCACACGCTGTCCACTGCCCGGAGCGCGATTGCGCTTGCTCACGCGGCTCAGCAGGAATCCGCGGCGTTCGCCGCCCGGCAGACGACGGACCAGCAGCTGCTCGGCCCCTGGTATCAGGGGTTGGACACAGATCCGGCCGGACTGGGCGCCGCCGCACCCGGTGGCGTTGCCGGCTGGGAGTCCGCCCAGGAACTGCTCTACCGTTCCCACGACTTGACCCGCCGGCAGCAGGGTCCGAATGCGACTGAGCAGCAGCGCGAACTGCTGGGACGCTACGTCATCGACGGCTGCCCCGACACGCACGCACTGTGTAGCGCCTTGGATGCGGCGCAGACGGTCGCCCGTCTGGCGCCCGCGACACTCGCCGATCCCGCGCGCCGGACGCGTCTTGCCGAATCCCTCGCTGACGGCCGACCGGCGCCGAGTGAACTGCTGCGTCAAGTGGACGGGTTGCGAACCGAACTGGACGCCTGGAACCAGCAGGCGCGGGAGCCGCATCTCGCAGCGGCGGCGTCCGAGCTCCTCGCGTGCCCTCTCGATGAGGTGGCACGGTGGTTCCGCGCGCACGTCGAGCCTTTTGAGGATGCAGCCGATCTCATCCACTCTGTGACACGTGTGACCGACGGGGGGGTCGGTTTGACCCTCTCCCGGGCCCGTGAAGCGGTGGCGGCGGTCGTGGTCGCGCGTGCCGCAGAGGCGGGCCTTGCGGGGAACGAGGCCGCGCACCGGGAGTTGCTCGGTGACCTCTATCAGGGGGCGGGGACGGATCGTGATCTGGTCCTGGATGCCTTGGACTGGGCACAGAAGGTTCGCCGGACTGTGCAGGGCGGCCGGTCGGCGGCGATGTCCCCCGGAGCCGCGCGCACAATGCTGACCGCGGCTCCCGATGCGTCCGTTGCCCGTCGTCATGGGGAGTGGCTACGGCAGAGCGCCACGCTTGCCGGGTACTTCGATGATCAGCGGGAGGAGGACGTCCGCCGAGAGCTCGCTCGATCAATGCCGTCGGCCGAGGAGTTGCTCTCCCGGCTGGACAACGATCCCTACGGTCCGGAGGCCTGGACTTCCTGCGCCGACGCGCTCGACAGGCTGCGACGATATGGGCTGGACGGGCTGCCGACACAGCTCGCGCAGCGTGACGTGTCCGCGAGGACTTCCCGGCCGCGATGGAGCGTGCGGTCCTCACGGCCTGGGTGGAACACCAGCTGGCCGTCGACGCCCGGCTGCGGCCCATGCGTGCCGTCGAACGCGACCAGCTGGTGGAGCGTTTCCGTACGGCGGACCGTGACCTGGTGGAGGCGGCCCACGCCGACGTCATCGCGGTGTGCAACTCCCGCCGCCCGCGCCGCACTTCGGTCGGACAGGCGGCCATACTCCGGCGTGAGTCGGAGAAGCAGCGCCGGCACATGCCGGTGCGTCGACTCCTGAGCGAGACTCGTGAGGTGACCCGCCTCGTCAAGCCCTGCTTCATGATGAGCCCTTTGACGGTCAGTCAATTCCTGCCGCCCGACTTCCGTTTCGACGTAGTCATCTTCGACGAGGCGTCGCAGGTGCTGCCGCAGGATGCGGTGAACTCCGTCTATCGCGGCAATGCGCTGATCGTCGCAGGCGACCAGAAGCAGCTTCCGCCCACGTCGTTCTTCAGTGCCGCCAGTGAAAGCGACGATGACGACGAGTGGGACGAGGACGGCAGCGACGGCTTCGAGTCCGTTCTCGACGCCTGCAAGGCCAGCGGAGTACTGCGCGGTCTGCCCTTGCTATGGCACTACCGCAGCCGTCACGAGAACCTGATCGCCTTCAGCAACCACGAGTTCTACGACAACTCCATGATGACGTTCCCTGGTGCGCTGGAGCAGAGCCCGGACGTAGGGGTGGAATTCTTCAAGTCGGACGGTGTCTACGACCGCGGCGGGCGCAGCAACAACCCGGGCGAAGCCGCGATGGTGGCCCAACGGGTCATCCACCACTTCGCGACCCGCCCCGGCCGCACACTCGGTGTCGTCGCCCTCTCGAAGGCGCAGGCCGAGGCGATTGAGGAGGCGGTACAGAAGGCGCGAGCAGCCCGCCCCGACCTGGACCGCTTCTTCACCGACGACCGTCTCGACGGCTTCTTCGTGAAGAGCCTCGAGACCGTCCAGGGCGACGAGCGAGACGTCATCATCCTGTCGGTCGGCTATGGCCCCGATCAGCAGGGCAAGTTGCGCTCGACGTTCGGCCCGATCAACAGGGACGGGGGTTGGCGGCGCCTCAATGTCGCCGTCACCCGTGCGCGGCGGAGGATGGAGGTCGTCACCTCGTTCTACGGCGGCGACCTGCCGGACAGCACCAACAAGAGCGTCCAGCATCTCAAGCGCTACTTGCAGTACGCACAGCACGGCCCGCAGATCCTCCAGACCGAGGCGGCCGACTTCGACGCGGAGCCGGAGAGCCCCTTCGAGGAAGAGGTCCTTGCTGTGCTGCGGGACTGGGGATACTCGGTCCAGCCGCAGGTCGGTGTCGCCGGCTTCCGTATCGACATGGCTGTACGTCACCCCGGCGCTCCCGGGACGTACGCCCTGGGTATCGAGTGCGACGGCGCGATGTACCACTCGTCGCGGGCTGCCCGAGACCGTGACCGGCTGCGCGAGTCGGTGCTGCGAGACCTGGGCTGGAAGCTGCACAGGATTTGGGGCACGGACTGGTACCGGAATCGGCGGGACGCGATGGCGCGGCTGAAAGCTGCCGTGGAGGCGGCGTGTACGGAGGATCCGCATGAGGTGAGGGCGGGGGCGGCGGATGCGCCCGTGTCGTCGCCTGAGCCTGTCCTGTTTGGGGAGGGGGCGGCTGAGTCTGGCGTCTTCCCTGCCCCGGCTGCTTCGTCTGCCTCGGTGTCTGTGCCGTCGCCGCGGGTGGAGTTCGTGACGGTGGACGAGGAGCCGTCGGCGTGGAGCCGGGAGTACGAGGAAGCGAAGACCGCCGAGCTGCGCAAGGTGCGGACCGCATCTGCTCGTAGCCGCATGCTGCACAGGATCGAACTGCAGGATCCCGAGGCCGCGGACGTCGTCGCCGATGTCGCCCTGCATGCGATCCAGGTGGAGGGCCCGATCGAGGAGGACCTGATCTTCACGCGGGTTCGCTCGGCGTGGGGCCTTGCCCGTTCTGGGCAGGTCGTCCAGGGCCGCATCCGCCAGGTTCTCCGGGATCTGGTCAGCAAGGGCACGATCGTCCAGATCGGTACGGCGTACGACCGGCCGGGGCGTGCGGTGGAGTTCGCGCGTACGCCGACGCGGTGGTGTGAGCGGAGGGTCGCGCTGGTGCCGGCGGTCGAGCGGCAGCTTGCGCTGCGGAGTGTGGTTGAGGAGCAGCTTGGTGCGCAGCGTGAGGATCTGCTGCGCGAGGTGGCTCGCTTCTTCGGATGGGCTCGCCTGGGGGCGGACATCAGGGAGGTGCTGACAGGCGATGTCGACGAGCTGGTCGAGCAGGGTTTCGTGGTGGAGACGGACGCCGGATTGATGCCCGCGGAGGGTGACTGAGATGTGACCGTGGGTTGTCTCCAGCCGCCCGGAGATGACTCGCTGAGCTGGCACGATTGGGTGAGCAGCCATGCGATGGAACGTGAGCGAAGGTGGGACTCCCCGGTGGACAAGGCCGCACTGCTGAAGGATCTGCGGAAGCAGGTCACCGTGCTGGAAGACGATCTGCGAGAGCGGACCGAGTCGGTCGACGAATTCCGTGCGGATCTTGAGCGGGAGTATGCGGCGGCGCGGGAGGGCAGTCGTACGGCGGCGACGTACGGGGCGTGGCGCGACGAGCGGGTCATTCAGGCTGCTGCTGCGTGGGTCCTTGCGACGGTGTTCGTGCGGTTCTGCGAGGACAACGGGCTGGTCGAGGATCCGTTCATCGCTGGGCCGGGGGAGCGGCTTGCGGATGCGGAGGAGCTGCAGGCGGCGTTCTTCCGGAAGAGTCCTGAGCTGAACGACCGGGACTGGTTGGTGGCGGGTTTTAAGGCGCTGGCCGAGTCGCATGAGGCTGTGGGCGGCCTTTTTGACCGGGAGCACAACCCGCTGTGGGAGTTGACTCCTTCGTACGAGGCGGCGACTCGGCTGCTTGCGTTCTGGCGGGAGCGGGACGCGGACGGTGAGATCCGGTACGACTTCACGGACCGGGAGGAGCTGGATACGCGGTTCCTCGGTGACCTGTATCAGGACCTGAGTGAGCATGCCCGGAAGACGTATGCGCTGCTGCAGACGCCGGAGTTCGTCGAGGAGTTCATCCTTGACCTGACGCTGGAGCCTGCGGTCGAGGAGTTCGGCCTGGACCCGGAGTGGAAGCACAAGCCGCGGGGGTGGGTGGGCGACGAGGCTGTGGTGCGGGGGCTTCGGTGTATTGACCCTGCGTGCGGGTCGGGGCACTTCCTGCTGGGGATGTTCGAGCGGCTACTGAGGAAGTGGCGGGCGGCTGAGCCGGGGACCGAGGACTGGACACTGGTGCGGCGGGCGCTGGACTCCGTCCATGGGTGCGACAAGAATCCGTTCGCAGTGGGGATCGCCCGCTTCCGGTTGCTTGTTGCAGTGTTGAAGGCTTGCGGCGACGAGGAGCGGCGGTTGGCGGTGCTTCCTGGGTTTCCGATCAACGTGGCGGTGGGGGATTCGCTGCTGCACGGGCGCGGGATTGAGTCCGTGACGGAGACGCTGGACACGTTGTTCGCGGGGGACGGGGACGAGCGGACGTTCGCGTATCGGACCGAGGACGTCTGGGACTTTTCGGACGGGGTCGATCTGCTGGGGAGGGACAGCTACCACGTCGTGGTGGGCAATCCGCCGTACATCACGGTGAAGGACAAGCAGGAGAACGCGAACTACCGCAAGGCCTATGGCGCGTGCGCGGGGACGTACGCGTTGTCGGTGCCGTTCGCTCAGCGGATCTTCGAACTGGCCGTGCGTGCAGAGGGGTTGCAGCCTGCGGGGTTCACCGGGCAGATCACGGCGAACTCCTTCATGAAACGGGAGTTCGGCAAGAAGTTGATTGAGGAGTACTTCGTCAGCGACCGTGTGGGTGTGACGCTGACGCATGTTGTCGACACGTCGGGTGCCTACATTCCCGGGCACGGCACGCCGACCGTGATTCTTGCGGGGCGTAACCGCCTGCCCAGCGAGAAGAACACGATCCGCGCGGTGCTGGGAGTTCGCGGCGAGCCGGATCAGCCCACGGTCGCCGCCAAGGGGCGGGTCTGGAAGGCGATCCGTGAGCAGATCGGCGAGCCGGGAAGTGAATCGGAGTGGGTATCGTCGATCGACGCTGCCTGGAAGACGTTCGCGACACATCCCTGGTCGCTGAGCGGTGGCGGTGCCGGTGAGCTGGCTGAGCGGATCACTCGGTCTTGCGAGCCGCTGCGTAACCGCATTGAGAAGCCGATTGGGAGGGCGATCCGGGCGGGTGCGGACGAGGCGTTCATGCGGCCATTGCGGCCGACTCTCCGGACGGTCCTTGATCGGCGGGCTCTCAGGCCGCTGATGGTTGGGGAGGTGGTGCGTGACTGGGCCGCCAGTCCGATGGACGGAATCTGGTATCCGTACGACGGTGTAGTGACGCCTGCGGCGATTGAGGCGGAGCTCTTCCCGTGGCGGACGTTTCTGGCTGCGCGGCGGACGTTTCAGGGGGATATGGCGGCGGCGGGGCTGCGGTGGTGGGAGTACATGCAGCACACGGCTTCGGCGTATGAGACTCCGCTGTCGATCACGTTCGCCGAGGTAGCGACGCACAACCACTTTGTGCTTGATCGGGGCGGGAATGTGTTCAAGCAGACGGCGCCAGTGATCAAGTTGCCGGAGGGGGCGACCGAGGAAGAGTATCTGGAGTTGCTGGGGGTGCTGAACTCGTCGGTGGGGTGTTTCTGGCTCAAGCAGGTGAGTCACGATAAGGGAAGCCAGTCGGGAACTGGTGGCTTCATGCATGACGAGTGGGAGAGGTTCTATCAGTTCAATGCGACCAGATTGCAGGGATTCCCTGTACCTGCCGAACTGCCTCTCGACCTCGGGCGCGGTCTTGGTTCTCTGGTGCAGGAGTTGGCTGCGCACGAGCCATCCGCTGTTGTTACAGAAGGCGCACCCCTCCGGATGGCTCTGGACGAGGCCCGTGCTGCGCACGCCAGCATCCTTTCTCGGATGATCGCTCTCCAAGAAGAGCTGGACTGGACCGTCTATGGTTCGTACAACCTCCTCACCCCTGACGAACTGGCCCGTACAACCCTGTCCAGTACAGCCGAGGTTCCCGAAGTCGCGTTGGGGGAGCGGTCGTTCGAGATCGTGCTGGCCCGCAAGGTGGCTGCGGGCCAGACCAGGACCGTCTGGTTTGACCGGCACGGTTCCGAACCGATCACGGAGATTCCCGCCCACTGGCCGGGCGACTACAGAGCCGTCGTTCAAGCCCGCATCGACGTCATCATGTCCCGTGAGGACATCGCCCTCATCGAGCGCCCCGAGTGTAAGCGCCGATGGGCCTCGGAACCCTGGGAAAAGAGGGAGAAAGGAGCCCTCCGCGCTTGGCTGCTCAACCGGTGCGAAGACGAGAAGCTCTGGTTTGCCCTGCGGGACGGGATGCTCCAGCCCCGCACCTCGACCGTGTCCCAACTTGCCGACGCCCTCCGGCAGGAAGGAGACGTACAGACCGTTGCCGAGCTGTACGCCGCCGATCACCTTGGCAAGCGGGACGCGACCCTTGTGACCGTGCTCGCCGAGGTCCTCTCCAGCGAGCACGTGCCGTACCTCGCCGCGCTTCGTTATAAGGAATCGGGCCTGCGCAAGCGCGAGCAGTGGGAAAACGTGTGGGATCTGCAGCGCCAAGAAGGTGAGCCGGAGGAGACGCTAGGCAACCGTGTACCGCCGAAGTACAGCTCCGGCGACTTCTCAAAGACCTCTTACTGGTCTCGCCGCGGCAAGCTCGACG encodes:
- a CDS encoding DUF3320 domain-containing protein, with product MSPLTVSQFLPPDFRFDVVIFDEASQVLPQDAVNSVYRGNALIVAGDQKQLPPTSFFSAASESDDDDEWDEDGSDGFESVLDACKASGVLRGLPLLWHYRSRHENLIAFSNHEFYDNSMMTFPGALEQSPDVGVEFFKSDGVYDRGGRSNNPGEAAMVAQRVIHHFATRPGRTLGVVALSKAQAEAIEEAVQKARAARPDLDRFFTDDRLDGFFVKSLETVQGDERDVIILSVGYGPDQQGKLRSTFGPINRDGGWRRLNVAVTRARRRMEVVTSFYGGDLPDSTNKSVQHLKRYLQYAQHGPQILQTEAADFDAEPESPFEEEVLAVLRDWGYSVQPQVGVAGFRIDMAVRHPGAPGTYALGIECDGAMYHSSRAARDRDRLRESVLRDLGWKLHRIWGTDWYRNRRDAMARLKAAVEAACTEDPHEVRAGAADAPVSSPEPVLFGEGAAESGVFPAPAASSASVSVPSPRVEFVTVDEEPSAWSREYEEAKTAELRKVRTASARSRMLHRIELQDPEAADVVADVALHAIQVEGPIEEDLIFTRVRSAWGLARSGQVVQGRIRQVLRDLVSKGTIVQIGTAYDRPGRAVEFARTPTRWCERRVALVPAVERQLALRSVVEEQLGAQREDLLREVARFFGWARLGADIREVLTGDVDELVEQGFVVETDAGLMPAEGD
- the pglX gene encoding BREX-2 system adenine-specific DNA-methyltransferase PglX, whose protein sequence is MDKAALLKDLRKQVTVLEDDLRERTESVDEFRADLEREYAAAREGSRTAATYGAWRDERVIQAAAAWVLATVFVRFCEDNGLVEDPFIAGPGERLADAEELQAAFFRKSPELNDRDWLVAGFKALAESHEAVGGLFDREHNPLWELTPSYEAATRLLAFWRERDADGEIRYDFTDREELDTRFLGDLYQDLSEHARKTYALLQTPEFVEEFILDLTLEPAVEEFGLDPEWKHKPRGWVGDEAVVRGLRCIDPACGSGHFLLGMFERLLRKWRAAEPGTEDWTLVRRALDSVHGCDKNPFAVGIARFRLLVAVLKACGDEERRLAVLPGFPINVAVGDSLLHGRGIESVTETLDTLFAGDGDERTFAYRTEDVWDFSDGVDLLGRDSYHVVVGNPPYITVKDKQENANYRKAYGACAGTYALSVPFAQRIFELAVRAEGLQPAGFTGQITANSFMKREFGKKLIEEYFVSDRVGVTLTHVVDTSGAYIPGHGTPTVILAGRNRLPSEKNTIRAVLGVRGEPDQPTVAAKGRVWKAIREQIGEPGSESEWVSSIDAAWKTFATHPWSLSGGGAGELAERITRSCEPLRNRIEKPIGRAIRAGADEAFMRPLRPTLRTVLDRRALRPLMVGEVVRDWAASPMDGIWYPYDGVVTPAAIEAELFPWRTFLAARRTFQGDMAAAGLRWWEYMQHTASAYETPLSITFAEVATHNHFVLDRGGNVFKQTAPVIKLPEGATEEEYLELLGVLNSSVGCFWLKQVSHDKGSQSGTGGFMHDEWERFYQFNATRLQGFPVPAELPLDLGRGLGSLVQELAAHEPSAVVTEGAPLRMALDEARAAHASILSRMIALQEELDWTVYGSYNLLTPDELARTTLSSTAEVPEVALGERSFEIVLARKVAAGQTRTVWFDRHGSEPITEIPAHWPGDYRAVVQARIDVIMSREDIALIERPECKRRWASEPWEKREKGALRAWLLNRCEDEKLWFALRDGMLQPRTSTVSQLADALRQEGDVQTVAELYAADHLGKRDATLVTVLAEVLSSEHVPYLAALRYKESGLRKREQWENVWDLQRQEGEPEETLGNRVPPKYSSGDFSKTSYWSRRGKLDVPKERFISYPDASSDSDPTLLLGWAGWDHKDQAQALVNLVNDRTEQAAWDAPRLAPLLAGIQELMPWVHQWHGEHDEEWGGIPAEEYQTFLDEQCTKHGLSADELKAWRP